The following nucleotide sequence is from Candidatus Krumholzibacteriia bacterium.
TACATCAGGCCGTCGATGAGCCCCCACGCCAGGTTGCAGCCGATGGCCGCGATCAGGAGTGTCCGGGTGGCTCCGCTGCCTTCGCCCGCACTCAGGCCCGTCCCCAGGGTGAATGTGAGCACCATGATGAGGCCAAACAGCACCTCACCGAGGCTGTCGCCCGGGTCGAGGTACTTGTTGATGAAGGATTGCCGCAGTGAGCTCATGTCCGCCCGGGAGTATTGCGGTACAGGGTCTCAGCCGGCGGGTGCGAACCGCGCGGGAAGCGCCCGCGCCGTCACCCAGGCCGGGTTCTCCTCGAGCGCGGCGATGATGCGCTCGGGGAGAGCGGGGTCATTATAGAGAACCGTGCCCACCTGCACCGCGGTGGCACCGGCCAGGAAGAACTTGCGCACGTCGTCAATAGAAGAGATGCCGCCGATGCCCACGATGGGAATCTTCACCGCTTTGGCGCACTCCCACACCTTCTGCAGCGCGATGGGAAGAATGGCCGGCCCGGAGTAGCCCGCGCTGCCGCGCGCGAACACAGGCTTTCCCGTCTCCAGGTCGAAGTCGATGCCGATGACGGTGTTGATGGCGGCGATGGCGTCCGCACCCCCCTGCTCCGCCGCGCGCGCCACATCGGCCACGCTGGTGATGTTGGGGGTCACCTTGATCCACAGGGACTTCTGCGGGATGCGCTCCTTGACGATACGCGCGATGCGCTCGACGAGCTGCGGGTTGCGCCCCTGGTCCAACGCCTCGCCCTTCACGTTGGGGCAGCTGAGGTTGAGTTCAAGACCGGCGTAGCCGTCCATGGGCGCGAAGGTCTCGGCCAGGCGGACGAACTCGTCCTCGGTCTCCGCGGCCACGCTCACCATGACCGCCACGTCGGGGCGCTGATTGAGCTGCGGCAACTTCTCGGCCACGTAGCGCTCGAGCCCCACGTTCTCCAGCCCGATGGAGTTGAGCATACCGTGCGGCAGCTCATGGATGCGCGGCGGCAGGTTGCCCTCGCGCGGACGCATGGTGATGGTCTTGGTGACCACGCCACCGAGGCCGGAGAGATTGACCAGCGGCGAGTACTCCTCCGCGTAGCCGCAGATGCCCGACGCGATGAACACGGGGTTCTTGAAGCGAACCGGGCCGATCTGCACACCGATGTCGCTCATGGGACGGGCAACTCCTTCCAGCGCAGAATGGAGCCGTCGAACACCGGGCCGTCGTGGCACACGGTGCGGTAGTGGCTGCCGCCGTCGAGGGTGGTGGGTACGACGCACGCGCGGCACGCGCCCAGCGCGCACCCCATGCGGTTTTCGAGCGACGCGTAGTGCGGGATGTGCATGCGGTCGGCCAGCGCCTGCGCGGCGCGCATCATCACGGTGGGACCGCAGGAGAAGATGGCGTCGGCGGGCTCGCGCGCGAGTTCGCGTTCCGCGGCCTGCACCACGTTGCCCTGGAAACCGTGGCTGCCGTCGTCGGTGGCGAGGATCACGCCGCGCGTTTCGAGCGGCACGTGTTCCAGGAAGAGATCTTCCCGGGTGCGCGCGCCGTAGATCAGCCGGTAGCCGTCACCCAGGTTCCCCGGCGCACGGAAGCCGTAGTAGTAGAGCGGCGCGAGCCCCACGCCGCCACCGAGACCGAGGATGCGTTTACCCGGCAGCACCGGGTACGGGTGTCCCAGGGGTCCGTAGAAATCCACGCGGTCGCCTTCGACCCGGTGACGAAGTGCGCGCGAGCCGGGCCCGACTTCCACGATGACGAGATCGATGAACTCTCTGGTGCAATCGTGGATGCTGAAGGGCCGGCGCAGAAAGAAGCGTCCGTCGCCCGCCGCGGGGACGGCGACGTGCACGAACTGCCCCGCCTGCGGCTCCACGAACCCGTCCGGCCGCGCCAGGCGCAGCAGAAAATAGCGCCGGCTGAGTTGAACATTATCGATGACGCGCGCGCTGTGCTCGTGCGCGTGCGCGGGCGCAAAGAAGGCTGCCATCAGCCGCCACCACCACTGGAATCGGCCGGCGCGGCGGTGGTATCTGCCACAACCGGTGCGGGTGGCGGCGCAACCGCGCTGGTGTCCGCCACGGCGGGACGGCGGACGCGCGCGGAATCGACGCCGGCCACCGGTCGCGGCACGGGCCGCTGCGGCCGGTTGCGCGTATCGGGGCCGGGCGGCGGGACCACCTGCGGCGCGGGCGCCTTCTGCACCCATTCCGAGACCGGCGGCGGAGCCGGCGCACCGGCGTAGAAGCCCTGCGCCAGTTGCGCCTGTGCGCTGTCCGGATAGCGGGTGATGAGCACCTCGTAGTACTGGCGCGCCTTCAGCGTATCGCCGTGTACCACGCCGCTGATGTACCCGAGGGCGTAGACCGCCTTGGGGGCGTACTCGCTGTCGGGGAAGTCGTTGGCGACCTTTTCGTAGTTCGCGACGGCCTTGTCGGGGCTCTCGAACTGGAAGAACTGAATCTCGGCCAGCGAGAAGGTTCGCATGGCCACGGCTTCCGGGCTGTCATCGCCCGATGTCTCCTGCACCTTGAGCATCCGGCTGATGTTGCCGCTGCGCTTGATGGCGTCCTCCGCGTAGTCCGAACTCGAGTATGCCCGCGGCACCTCCTGGTAGTTGTGCTGCGCGGTCTGCAGGCTGTCCATGGATTCGTACAACACACCGAGTCGGTAGTACGCCTCCGCGGCGTAGGTACCGCGCGCGAAGCGCGTGGTGACATCCTTGTACTCGTCAATGGCGATGATGGTGGAGTCGAGTGCCGCGTGCGCGCGTGCCCGCAACAGGATGGCTATGGGCTCCTTCTCGATGGAGCGCGGGAGCGTCTTCACACCCTCCAGCGTCGTGATCGCGTTGTGGTATTCGCCCAGCTGGGTCTGCACGCGCGCCATCCCGATCCACACGTCGTACCGGTAGGATTCCGGGATGCGCGACTCGCTGAGTCGGCTGTACACGTTGAGACTCTCCTGGTACTGTTCCTTGCGCGCCAGGATGTCGGCCATCTCCACCTGGGCGGTGAAGCGATAGTTCGAGTGGTCGTGGTCCTTCTCGAGAATCCCGAGCGCCCTGACGGCCTCGTCGTACATCCCCAGCTCCATGAGGCTCGAGCACAGCAGGTACAGGGCCTCCGGGCGATGGTCGTTCTTGCGGTGCTCGGACACGAAATCGCGCAGCGCCAGCGCTGCGAGGTCGTACTTGTCGCTGGCATAGAGCGACTTTCCCTTGAGGAATTCCGCGTCGTCCAGCAGGTTGCTCTCGGGATGCGTGCGTTCCAGCGTGTCCAGTGCAGCGACTGCCTCTTCATAGCGGCCCAGCGCGTACAACGACTTGGCCGAGAGCAGCATGGCATCGTCCACATGTTTGCTATCGGGATAGTTGGCGATCATCTTCTTGCACTTCTCGATGACATCCTCGTACTGGCGGGCCGCGGGACTGGCGCTCGTGGGTTGTGACTGCTGGGAGGGCTGCGATTGCTGGGATTGCCCGGGCTGGGTCTGGGCGGCGCGCGTATCCAGCTTCTGCGCCTCCTTGAACTGCTGCTCGGCGTTGTAGAGCGTGTTGAAGTACGCGCACGCGCTGAGCGTGATCAGCGCGCCCAACAACGCAACCGAAGTCCAGCCCCGTGCCCGCGCGGTACGCACGCTACACTCCCACCCCCGCCGTCGAGACGCACACGCCGTTCACCAGCGTGTGCTTCACCCTGCCGGTGACCTCGTGCCCGATGAAGGCGGAGTTCTTTGAGCGAGAATGCAGATCCTCGGCGCGCACCGTCCACGGCTCCGCCGGATCGAAGAGCACCAGGTCCGCGGAAGCCCCGCGGCTGAGCGTCCCACCGGGGATGCCGAGGCATGCCGCCGGCTTGTGGGTGATGAGCGCCAGCGCCTGCGGCAGCGTGAGATGACCCGGGGCAACCAGATGTTTGACCACCAGCGGAAACATGGTCTCGAGCCCCACGGAACCATTCGGCGCCGCGCTGAACTCCACCTGCTTCTCGTGGGCCGCGTGGGGAGCGTGATCGGATGCGATGCAGTCGATGGTTCCGTCCTTGATGGCCTCGATCATGGCCTCGCGGTCCTCGGCGCCGCGCAGGGGCGGGTTGATCTTCTTGCTGGTGTCGTAGGTGACGAGATCCTTGTCCTCCAGGCACAGGTAGTGGGGCGCGGTTTCCGCCGTCACCGAGAGACCGTCTTCCTTGGCGCGGCGGATGAGCTGGATGGAGCCCCGCGTCGACATGTGCGCGCCGTGGTACTTCGCGCCCTTGACCGCGCGCAGAATGGTGAGATCGCGGGCGAGGCACACTTCTTCGCTGTACGCGGGAATTCCCTTCAAGCCGAGTTTGGTGGAGTAGAAGCCCTCGTGCATGACACCGTCGCCCGAGGCGCACATGTCCTCGCAGTGCTCGATGAACGGGATTCCCAGCGGCACCGTATACTCCATCACCCGGCGCGCCATGTCGGCGGTGCCCACCGGCGAGCCGTCGTCGCTCACCGCCACCGCGCCCGCATCCACCAGATCGTGGTACTCGCTCAGCACCTCGCCCTTGCGGCCGATGGTGGCCGCGGCGATGGGATACACCTTCGCCAGACCCGCAATCTTCGCCTGGGTGAGGATGAACTCCACCACGCTGCGGTCGTCGATGGCGGGAATGGTGTTGGGCATGCACGCCACCGACGTGAACCCACCCGCCACCGCGGCGCGCGTGCCGGTGGCGATGGTTTCCTTGTACTCGTGTCCGGGCTCGCGCAGGTGGACGTGGATGTCCACGAAGCCCGGCGCCAGATGCAACCCGCGCCCGTCGTAGATGGGGAGCGCCGCCTCTTTCGCGCGTCCGCGTTCGACGCCTTCGATCTTGCCGTCGGCGACGACCACGTAGCCGGGGAACAAGGTGTTGCGCGCCGGGTCCACGACGGTCACGTTATCGATGATGAACGAGCGATGGGTGAGATTGTCGAGACTCAGCATCATGCCACCTGCTTCCCTTCCCGTGCCTTCTGTTCCGCGGTCTGCGTCTCTCCCAGCTCCAGCGCCGCGGCGCCGCTCACCAGATAGAGCACGGCCATGCGCACCGCAACACCGTTGGTAACCTGATCGAGGATCACCGAGCGTTCTCCGTCGGCGACGTCCTGCGCGATTTCGATGCCGCGGTTCATCGGCCCCGGGTGCATGACGATGCAATTCTTCTGTGCGTTCTTGAGCACGTCGGTGTTGATCCCCCATACGCGGGCGTACTCGTCCAGGCTCGGGAACATTCCCGCCTTCTGCCGCTCGCGCTGGATGCGCAGGACGTTGATGGCATCCGCGCCCTCCACCGCCTTCTTCAGGTCCGTTTCCACGCGTACACCGAAGCGCTCGACCTCGGGCGGCATCAGGGTGGGCGGGCCGCACACCACCACCTCCACACCCATGGTGACCAGGCCGTGGATGTTGGAGCGCGCCACGCGGCTGTGCGCCACGTCGCCCACGATCACCACCTTCTTGCCCTCGAAGCTGCCCCACCGCTCGCGCAGCGTGAACATGTCCAGCAGTCCCTGGGTGGGGTGCTCGTGCGAACCGTCGCCCGCGTTGACCACCGACCCGTCCAGCAGGCTGGCCAGAAAGTGCGGCGCGCCGGAGGCACCGTGGCGGATCACGATCATGTCCACCTTCATGGCTTCTATGTTCTCCGCCGTGTCGCGCAGCGTCTCACCCTTGGACACGCTGCTCCCGGAGGCGCTGAAGTTCACCGAATCCGCGCTGAGGCGCTTCTCGGCCAGCTCGAAGCTGATGCGCGTGCGTGTGCTGGGCTCGAAGAACAGGTTCGCCACCGTGATGCCGCGCAGCGCGGGCACCTTCTTGACCGGACGCTCGGAAATTTCCTTGAAGGACTCCGCGGTGTCCAGGTAGCGGATGAGATCCTCCGCGCTCATTCCTTCCAGGCCGAGCAAGTGTCTTGACTGGGTCATGATTGTTTCTCCGCGAGAAGGACCTCGTCCTCGCCGTCGATCTCGGCGAGTTGGACGTCGACCAGTTCATTTTCCGAAGTCGGCACGTTCTTGCCCACGTAGTCGGCCTTGATGGGAAACTCCCGGTGTCCGCGATCGACCAGCACCGCGAGCTGAATCTTGCGCGGGCGGCCATAGTCGATGAGCTCGTCGAGTGCCGCGCGGATGGTGCGGCCGGTGAAGAGCACGTCGTCCACCAGCACGATCACCTTGTCGGTGATGTCTTCCTTGATGTCGGTCTTTCCCACGTGGGGGTGGCGCGTAATGCGCTGGAAGTCGTCGCGGTACAGGGTGATGTCGAGCGCACCCACGGGGATGGGCTGTCCTTCGTTCTGCTCGATGTATTCGGCAATACGCTGGGCCAGCGGGACGCCGCGGCGGCGGATGCCTACCACCACGATCCCGTCCACACCCCCGTTGCGCTCCACGATCTCGTGGGCGATGCGCTTGACGGCGCGGCGGATCTGGTCGCGATCCATGAGCGTCGCCTTATAATGGATGCCGGCGTGATCTTCCTTCTTCATGCGGACCTCATGCGGGCGTCTCCGGTGGTCTCGGGTGGTGTCCGGGGCGGCATCGGCGGGCACAAAAAAAGCCCTCCTGGGAAGTTCAGAGGGCGAGGCACCTGGCGGCGGCGCATCGAAATACGCCGTTGTCATTTTCTCGACCCCTTGCCGGTCTCCCGGACCAAGCTTAAAAGGATCTGCTGCCATGCATGGTACGCCCCCGGGGGCGGCGAGGCAAGGGGATTCTTCGGGGCGTCCGCAAGGGCTGTTCCGCGAATTCCGGCGCCCTCGGACTTGTCATACGGGACCAGCACTCCGTATTTCCTGCTGGCCATTGTGCTCGCGAACACCGGCGCAAGGGGTTCGCGACCGAAGCGCTGCGGTGCGTGACGAAGTACTGCTCCACGAAGTGCGGGGTCACGGAGTTCATGGCGCATATCGATCCTGAGAATCACCGCAGCCCGTCGCTGGCGGAGCGACTCGCCATGCGCTGCGTGGGAAGCGGGCCTCATCCCGTCGATGGAGCGCAGTCTGATATCTACTCCGTCGTCGTCGCGCCACGCAGCAACCGGGACGACAGTTGATGTGGCGTTCAGACTGCTTGGTCTCACACGCGCACACTTTCTTGCGTTTCTTTCGTCACGAATGTTGACTACTCAGCAAACATTGCTACATTAAGAGAGCACGTTGTGTTCCTCCCATCATCTTTGTGTGGTGCAGCCCATCAGGAGGTAATGCCGTGTTGCTTCATTCTCTCTCCGACAAGAAACTCCTCTCCACGACCCACGAACTCACCCGCCGCGAGCGCAGGCTGGCTCTCAGCGTGTTGCTGCATCTCAACGAGATCGAACGGCGCAAGCTGCACCTGGAACTGGCGTACAAGTCGATGTTCGAGTTCTGCACGGCTGCTCTGGGGTACTCGGAGTCGGCCGCCTCACGACGCCTGCGCGTTGCGCGGTGCGTGGCGCGCTTCCCCGAGGTGTACGCCCTGCTGGAATCAAACGAGGTGAACGTGAGTACGGTCGCCCAGGTGGCGCGCGTGTTGTCGGTGGACAACAAGGTCGAGATACTGGCGCGGATTCGTGGCAGATCGCAGCGGCAGGTCGAGGCAATCGTCGCCGAGTACGAGCCCCGCGCGGCGGCGCCGCGGGACCGGGTGCGCACGGTGGTGGTGCGGGTCCCGGTTGTGGCGGCGCCTTCAACGCCGGTCCAGGCGGCGAATGTGGGCGAAGATGGCCGCGGGCTGTCTCTCGCGACAGACCCGGGCGCTGCCCCCAATGGCAGGAATACACCGCCGCGGGCGCCGGCACGAGATCACAACCGTAACGGTTGTGAATGTAAAGATGGCGTGGATTCACGGGGCGCGACCGGGGCCGTGGCGGTCGGCGGCATGGCGGAAGCCGCGCGACTCGAACGCCTTGCGTCCATCCACTTCTGCGCCAGCGAAGCATTCATGGCCAAGATCGAGAAGGTGAAGTCGCTGGTCTGGCACCGCCTGCCGGCCAATGCTACTTTCGAGCAGGTCTTCGAGCTGGCCCTGGATTTCTTGATCGCGCGCGAGGATCCGTCACGCCGACAGTCAAGGCGCGAGCAGCGCGCCGGACGTCAGGAGCGCGGGGCTGTCAAAGCCGCCGGCAACGCGAAGAAACGACGCGAGAATCCGCGGCATATCCCCATGGCGGTACGCGACACGGTCTTTCGTGAGAGACGACGGCCGCTGCACGTTCAAGGCTGGCAATGGCCGGCGCTGCGAATCCAGGCGCGCGCTGCAGATCGATCATGTCAAACCCGTTGCCCGTGGTGGCCCCGGCACGCCGGATAATCTACGGCTCCTGTGCGCGTATCACAATCGATTGGAAGCGGAGCTTCTGATGGGATCGTGCGGGCGTCGCGACGGACCTACGACCCGAACGCCTCGTGGTCTGCGACCGCGGTGAGGTCGTCCACCAGCCAGTCCGGGTTGGCGGCGGCGAGTTTCTCCGCGGACGTCCAGCCCGTGGACACCGCGAGGCACTTGAGACCGTGCGCCTTCGCGCAGGCCACATCCAGCAGCGAGTCCCCCACGATCACCGCGTCGGCCGCGTCGAAGCGGCGCCCCAGCAGGGCGTGGGCGCGTTCCAGCGCCACCGGCGGCAGGTCATTGCGGTCGAACTGATCGTCGCCGTAACTGCCGAAGGCGAAGTAGCCGTCGATCCCCACCCGCGAGAGTTTTATCTTTGCGCCTCGTTCGAAATTCCCCGTCAACAAACCCAGGGCAAGATCGTCCCGTGCGGCGAGGGCATCGAGCAGTCCGGGCAGGCCCGGCAGAATGCGCATGCGGTCGCGGTGCAGGATCTCGTCGAGGCGGTCGAGGTAGGCGTCGCGGGCCGAAGGCAGCCACGCCACCACCTCCTCCCGCGTGCGGCCGGCTTCGGTGAGCAGGTCCAGCATGATGCGCGGGTCGGTCTTCCCCGAGAACTCGTGGTTATAAATGTCGCCGGTCTCGCCGTAGACCTCCATGAGGGCTTCGGCGAAGGCGAGGCGCGGCTGCTTGCCGCTGTCGACCAGCGTGCCGTCGATATCAAACAGGATGAGTTTCACGCAGGCAAGCTACTACGGGGGGGTGTCCGGGTGCAAACCGTGTTTGCGGGCAGTCCGCCGAAAATGGCGGGCGCACGATACCGATCCGACGCGATTTCCGCAGCGCGATTTCAAATGTTTCGCGCGAGGACCATGAGCGGAGGAGCGGTGTCGTGCGACCGCAAGAAGCGGCTACGGCCACAGGCGGGGCACCATGACCAGCGCGAGCACGAATATGAGCAACGTCAGCGGCGCGCCCACGCGCACGAAATCGCGGAAGCGGTAGCTGCCGGGGCCATAAACCATCGCGCACGACGGTTCGAGGGGGGTCAGGTACGAACAACTCGCGGCGATGGCAATCATCATGGCAAATGGGCGCGGATTTAGATCGGTCAGAATCGCCGCCTGCAACGCAATGGGCAGCATGACGATGGCCGCGGCCTGGTTGGACATGGGCTGGGTAAGCAGGACCGTCAACATGAAGAAGCCGCCGAGGAGCCAGCGTGGCCCCAGTCCGTCCACCAGGAAACCGGCAAGGTACGCCGCCGCCCCCGTTTCCTGCATGGCCGTGCCCAGCCCGAGCAACGCCGCGATCATGATGATTACACGCCACTCCACCGTGGCGTAGGCCGCCGCGGGTGAGATGCAACGCGTGGCAAACACGATCACGACGCCCAGCATTACCGAGATCGCGATGGGAAGAATCCCCAGTGCCGCCAGCGCGAGCACGCCCACGAAGGTGGCAATCGCCACCGGCGCGCGCGCGCGGTTGGGGCGCAGCGTGTCCATCAGCTCTACGCGCCCCAGTGCCTGAAAGGTGGGTTCGTCGCGCATGCGCGAGAGAACGTCGCGGCGCCCCTGCAGCAGCAGGACGTCTCCGATCTGCAGCGGCACGTCGCTCATTTTGCGCACCACGTGCACACCGCGATGGTTCATCCCCAGCACCTGCAGCCCGAAGCGCTCGCGGAAGCGAAAACCACGCAGGGTGCGCCCGATGAGCGCCGAACCAGGCAGCAGGATCGCCTCCACCAGGCCCATGTCGTGCTTCTGCAGTTCCGGGTCGGACAGCGTCACGTCCGCCTTGATCTTCACACCGGCGATGTCCTTCACGCGCACGATGTCCTCCTGCCGCCCCTCCACCATGAGCACGTCGCCATCCTGCAGCAGCGTGGCCCCGTCGGGCTGGATGTACTCGCGCTTGTCGCGCACGATGTGCAGAACGGTAAGGCCCAGGTTCTCCCCGATCTTCGCCTGCGCCAGCGTTTTGCCCGCGAGGCCGGATTTGGGCGTGACGATGAGTTCGCTCAGGTAGGGTCGCAGGCCGAAGCGGTCGGCCAGGTCCTGCGCCTTGGCGCGATCCGGCACCAATCGCCGGCCAATGAGAATCATGTACAGGATCCCCGCCAGCGCGATGGGGATACCGATGGGGGCGAGTTCAAAGAGACCCATGGGCGCCATGCCGTGGTCGCGCATGACACCGCTCACCACCACGTTGGTGGACGTGCTCACCAGAGTGACAGAACTGCTCAGCGTGGATGCGAACGCCAGCGGCATCAGGAAGCGCCCCGCACTGGTGTTGGTGCGCTGGGCCATGCTGAATGCGACGGGGAGAAAGAAAGCGGTCGATGCCGTGTTGCTCATGAACGCGCTCATGGTGGCCGCGGCCACCATCAGCAGCAGCAGCGCTCGGGTGGGACTCTTGCCGCTCTGGCGCATGAGCGCGCGGCCGATCACGTCCACCACACCCGTCCGCTGCAGGGCGGCGGTCATGATGAGCAGGCCCAGGATCAGAATGACGGTGTGGCTGCCGAAGCCGGCGAAGGCGCGCTCGGTGGGCAGGAGCCCGGTGAGCACCAATGCCAGCAGAATGCCGAGCGCGGTAACGTCGGGAGAGACCTTCTCCGACCAGAAAATTGCAATGCCGGCGCCGAGAATCAGCAGTAACAGTGCGATCTCTGGTGTCACGGCAACTCCCTTTTTCTACAGCTCCTGCCGGGCCCACCACCGCCATGTCGCGCGGACCGGTCGCCGGGCTGTCAAGGGTAACGGCCCGGCACCGGCTGCGCAACGACGATCGTCGGCAGTGAACTGGGCAGGTTTGTGCCATCCCCCGGGTGTTCGTATCTTGCTATGATGCACGGGCAACTGTGACGCCGTTTCGTAAGACATGACCCCACCATTCATCGCAATGCTGTTCGCCTTTACCATCGCGCTTCCGGAGCAGGGCGGCCGCGTGATCCTGGAGGATCGCCTGGCCTCCGCCCTCGTCCTCGCGCCGGGCGACACGGTGGAAATTCGCATGACCGGCGACAACCGGGACGCCACCGCCTTCGTGGTGGCGGGCACCCACACACCCCCGCCCGACCCGGCGGGCATCAGCCGCAGCAGCCGCACGGTATGGATGTCGCTCCCCGACCTCGAAGACCTCTCCGGACGCCACGACCGCGTGAGCCGCTTCGTGCTGGCGCTTGCGCCGGGCGCGAATGCCGATTCGACGGTGACCGCACTCAACCAAATGGAAATGGGCTTTCGCGCCTACCACGCCACCGACGTGGCCGCGCGCTCTTCTGAGACCTTCGTGGTGATCTCCAACTTCCACAAGGCAATCTCGTTTCTCTCCATCATGGCCGGCTCGGCCTTCCTGGCCGCCATCGTGCTCCTGCAGGTTCAGGAGCTGCGCAAGTCGCTCGGCGTGCTGCGCGTGCTGGGCTTCTCGCGGCGGCGCATCTACGTTTCGGTGGTGGGGGAAACGGTGTTACTCGCCAACACGGGCGCGGCAATCGGGGTGGCGCTGGCACTGGTGGTGTCGCGCGGGGTAAACATGTACTACCGCCGCTATTTCGACACCGATCTCGTCTTTTCCGCGGTGACGGGAATGCACGTGGCCCTGGCATTCGGGATCGCCACGCTGGTGGGACTGCTGGTGGGATCGCTGGCAACCGCCTACCTGTTCCGTTTGCAGGTGAACGAGGTGCTGGGCCGATGATGATGATGCGCATCGCGCTTCGCAACGTGCTGCGGCACCGGCTGCGCACCACCTTTTCGGTGGCGGCACTCGCCATTGCGGTAGCGCTGCTGGCCGACATGCTCATGCTCTCCACCGGCATGGAGAAGACATTCAACCGGGTGCTCTCGTCGGTGGGATACGAAGTGCGCGTATGTCCACGCGGCACGCTCCCCTTCGCCACCGAGGCGGTGATCACGGAGAGCGCGCGCGTGACCGACCGGCTCGCGCGCGACGCGCGCGTGGCCCGCGTGCTGCGCGTACTCGGAACCACCTTGTACGCGGACTCGGTTCCCGTCTTCGCGATGGGTGCGAGTGGAGAGGACCAGTCCCTGTACCGTGTGGTGGAAGGTGTCGACATCTCGCGCGTGCCTGTGCCGGAACAAACGCCCCTGGTGATGAACAGAAATGCCGCCGCCGCACTCGGCGCCGGGGTGGGCGACACACTCTCGCTCACCGCAACGCCGCCCGGCGCAACCATGGCGTTCTCGGACGGCGCGATAGTGGTGGTGAGCGGCATCATCGACATCGCCTTCGACCTGCCCGGCCAGCGCACGGTGGTGATGCCGCTCGATGCGGTGCAGCGACTGCGCCCGGAATCGCGCGACGCGGTCTCCTTCGTCCTCGTCAAACTGCACGCCGGCGGCGACGATCCGCTCGCGCCCGCCGGGGTTGACGACCAGCGCGCGGTGGCGGCCGGGATCGAGGCGGACTTCCCGGAGTTGTCGGCCTACTCGATGGACACACTCATGCTCGCGCTCGAGCGGCAACTCGCGTACTTCAAGCAGTTTGCCACCATTCTCTCCACCATCAGCCTGTTCATTACCTTCCTGCTCATTGCCGTGCTGCTCGCGATTGGCGTGGGCGAACGTCGCGGCGAGATTGCCGCACTGCGCAGCATGGGCTTTGCACGGCGCTCGATCCAGTGGATGATCGTGGCGGAGAGCGTTGTATTGCTGGCCATGGGTGCCGCGATCGGCGCGGTGCTGGGCTGGTTTCTGGCCGGGTATCTGGACGGCATCCTC
It contains:
- a CDS encoding dihydroorotate dehydrogenase, giving the protein MSDIGVQIGPVRFKNPVFIASGICGYAEEYSPLVNLSGLGGVVTKTITMRPREGNLPPRIHELPHGMLNSIGLENVGLERYVAEKLPQLNQRPDVAVMVSVAAETEDEFVRLAETFAPMDGYAGLELNLSCPNVKGEALDQGRNPQLVERIARIVKERIPQKSLWIKVTPNITSVADVARAAEQGGADAIAAINTVIGIDFDLETGKPVFARGSAGYSGPAILPIALQKVWECAKAVKIPIVGIGGISSIDDVRKFFLAGATAVQVGTVLYNDPALPERIIAALEENPAWVTARALPARFAPAG
- a CDS encoding dihydroorotate dehydrogenase electron transfer subunit, yielding MAAFFAPAHAHEHSARVIDNVQLSRRYFLLRLARPDGFVEPQAGQFVHVAVPAAGDGRFFLRRPFSIHDCTREFIDLVIVEVGPGSRALRHRVEGDRVDFYGPLGHPYPVLPGKRILGLGGGVGLAPLYYYGFRAPGNLGDGYRLIYGARTREDLFLEHVPLETRGVILATDDGSHGFQGNVVQAAERELAREPADAIFSCGPTVMMRAAQALADRMHIPHYASLENRMGCALGACRACVVPTTLDGGSHYRTVCHDGPVFDGSILRWKELPVP
- a CDS encoding tetratricopeptide repeat protein, with product MRTARARGWTSVALLGALITLSACAYFNTLYNAEQQFKEAQKLDTRAAQTQPGQSQQSQPSQQSQPTSASPAARQYEDVIEKCKKMIANYPDSKHVDDAMLLSAKSLYALGRYEEAVAALDTLERTHPESNLLDDAEFLKGKSLYASDKYDLAALALRDFVSEHRKNDHRPEALYLLCSSLMELGMYDEAVRALGILEKDHDHSNYRFTAQVEMADILARKEQYQESLNVYSRLSESRIPESYRYDVWIGMARVQTQLGEYHNAITTLEGVKTLPRSIEKEPIAILLRARAHAALDSTIIAIDEYKDVTTRFARGTYAAEAYYRLGVLYESMDSLQTAQHNYQEVPRAYSSSDYAEDAIKRSGNISRMLKVQETSGDDSPEAVAMRTFSLAEIQFFQFESPDKAVANYEKVANDFPDSEYAPKAVYALGYISGVVHGDTLKARQYYEVLITRYPDSAQAQLAQGFYAGAPAPPPVSEWVQKAPAPQVVPPPGPDTRNRPQRPVPRPVAGVDSARVRRPAVADTSAVAPPPAPVVADTTAAPADSSGGGG
- a CDS encoding dihydroorotase, with product MMLSLDNLTHRSFIIDNVTVVDPARNTLFPGYVVVADGKIEGVERGRAKEAALPIYDGRGLHLAPGFVDIHVHLREPGHEYKETIATGTRAAVAGGFTSVACMPNTIPAIDDRSVVEFILTQAKIAGLAKVYPIAAATIGRKGEVLSEYHDLVDAGAVAVSDDGSPVGTADMARRVMEYTVPLGIPFIEHCEDMCASGDGVMHEGFYSTKLGLKGIPAYSEEVCLARDLTILRAVKGAKYHGAHMSTRGSIQLIRRAKEDGLSVTAETAPHYLCLEDKDLVTYDTSKKINPPLRGAEDREAMIEAIKDGTIDCIASDHAPHAAHEKQVEFSAAPNGSVGLETMFPLVVKHLVAPGHLTLPQALALITHKPAACLGIPGGTLSRGASADLVLFDPAEPWTVRAEDLHSRSKNSAFIGHEVTGRVKHTLVNGVCVSTAGVGV
- a CDS encoding aspartate carbamoyltransferase catalytic subunit; translated protein: MTQSRHLLGLEGMSAEDLIRYLDTAESFKEISERPVKKVPALRGITVANLFFEPSTRTRISFELAEKRLSADSVNFSASGSSVSKGETLRDTAENIEAMKVDMIVIRHGASGAPHFLASLLDGSVVNAGDGSHEHPTQGLLDMFTLRERWGSFEGKKVVIVGDVAHSRVARSNIHGLVTMGVEVVVCGPPTLMPPEVERFGVRVETDLKKAVEGADAINVLRIQRERQKAGMFPSLDEYARVWGINTDVLKNAQKNCIVMHPGPMNRGIEIAQDVADGERSVILDQVTNGVAVRMAVLYLVSGAAALELGETQTAEQKAREGKQVA
- the pyrR gene encoding bifunctional pyr operon transcriptional regulator/uracil phosphoribosyltransferase PyrR, encoding MHYKATLMDRDQIRRAVKRIAHEIVERNGGVDGIVVVGIRRRGVPLAQRIAEYIEQNEGQPIPVGALDITLYRDDFQRITRHPHVGKTDIKEDITDKVIVLVDDVLFTGRTIRAALDELIDYGRPRKIQLAVLVDRGHREFPIKADYVGKNVPTSENELVDVQLAEIDGEDEVLLAEKQS
- a CDS encoding GNAT family N-acetyltransferase; its protein translation is MVRPRGRRGKGILRGVRKGCSANSGALGLVIRDQHSVFPAGHCAREHRRKGFATEALRCVTKYCSTKCGVTEFMAHIDPENHRSPSLAERLAMRCVGSGPHPVDGAQSDIYSVVVAPRSNRDDS
- a CDS encoding HAD hydrolase-like protein — its product is MKLILFDIDGTLVDSGKQPRLAFAEALMEVYGETGDIYNHEFSGKTDPRIMLDLLTEAGRTREEVVAWLPSARDAYLDRLDEILHRDRMRILPGLPGLLDALAARDDLALGLLTGNFERGAKIKLSRVGIDGYFAFGSYGDDQFDRNDLPPVALERAHALLGRRFDAADAVIVGDSLLDVACAKAHGLKCLAVSTGWTSAEKLAAANPDWLVDDLTAVADHEAFGS